The Gemmatimonas aurantiaca T-27 DNA segment GGACCGGTGCAACGCGCCGTGGATCTGGTAGGACCTCGTGACGAGCGCCTAGCCGATCTGGCACGTCGCCAGCTCGCTCACGAAGGCCATCGGCGACGCGTGGTGGAACTACGCATTCCTGGTGTCTACGGACGCGGATTGGCCTCGGGTTCTCTTCGCGGTGTATCACCACGCATCGAGGCGCGTCTGACATTCGATGAATGGTTACAATCAGGGACAGCGTTTGCGCGTTGAGGCTTTCCGGATGGACGATGCCGCACTGGGGGTCTTGCAGTCTGTTTCCCCATGGTCGATCTCGACCGTGCCGATACGCTGCGCCGCAGCAAGCGCCTGTTCACGCAGCAGCGGCTTGTAAATGCCAATCGAGATCAGGGCGTTGTTCATCGCGTACCGTGCCCAGTTCGCGGAGCCATGAATCCGCTCTTCGATGGTCGTCAGTATCTGTTCGGCATATGCATCGCTGATCGCATCCGGATCGTGCTTCAGACGATCGGCCAGTATGCCATAGCCCATTTCACCATGCCGTTCGTCCGAGGACAGCATCCAGTCGCGCATGGTCTCATCGGCAATTGGGCTGCGCGCCAGCAGTGCTGACAGATAGCACCCCACGAAGTGCACGGGTCCGTCCTGAATCCAACGATCAGCGTCGGACCGCGTCACCTGCTCCGGATTGGCAACCAGCAATGCCAGGATGCGGGCCTCGGCGTTTCCTGTTTCCCAAAGCGCCATCGCAAGCGGATGATTCCTCTTGATCCGCTTCTGCAGCTTGGCGATCTCCGAGGTCAGCACGCCAAAGACCCGTTCGCCAGAACCATGACGCCGATAGATCACGGCGGTCTGCGGCTTCCCGAGCTGCGCGAGTGTAGTCAGGATGTCTTCCGTGTTCATCGCTACCTCCCATTGAAGCTAGTGCCGGGCGCCATGCAAGCGCGATGGTGTTCCCGCATGCGTCAGACTGTCGAGCATCCGTTGCGCTCCTGCTCGTGTCTCGCCGGTCACAGCACTGCCCAGAATTTCCCCAAGGTAGCGCCTGGCTGCCTCGGTGTCGGTGGGCGCTGACATCTGCGCCAGCGCCATCCAGCTCCACGCCTTGAAGAGTCGGCTGAGGAAATCCGGATGCTGGTTGGGCAACGCCAGAATGCGCTCGAAATGTGCCTTGGCTTCCGACATGCGCCCACGTGACTGCAGCAGTTCCCCTTGGGACAGCAGCATCCAGCGATTGAGTGGATGTTGGATCAATAGCTGTGCGCCGTCGCGAATACCCAGATCCCGCTGAGCCGTGTCGGACAACATGGCAGATGCAAAATGCATCACCGGATCAACGGCATGCGGATAGCGGGAGCGGACGAGCATCAGTTTTGCCTCGGCACCTGGCACCTGTTCTGTCCATAGGTCCATCATCGCCCACCCGATCAGTTCATCGCGAAACCGATAGCGATGTGCCGTCTCCATCGAATCGAGTGCCGCGGCGAGTGCGACATGGTTGCGGGCTGGCCGCACGATGGGTGCGCCTGGTGCCGAAAAGGCAAACAGACGTAGAAATGCCATCGCAAATGGCGACTTGGTGACATCCCCCATCAGCAACCGAAACGGATCGCTGAGTACGTTGGAATTGGCAAAGATGAATACCGACAATTGACGGTCCGGCAGACGCACCAACAGCGCGCCGGAGTGTTCGGGGTCGTCCTGCCCGAAACTCCACATCACCCGCTCGCCCTGCACCGTCTGTGCAAACCAACCCAGGCTCACCGGTAGGGGTGTGTCGTGTATCGATCGCGACGGTGTAGCGAGTTGAGTGAGTCCTTTCTCCGAGAGCAACATTCCACGATCTATTGTTGCAAGGAACGCACCCATGTCTCGCGTAGTGGAGACCAGGCCGGCATGAGCACCGAGATGCGGCGACTCGTGTCCGTGCATGCCCGCGGGACGCACGATATGGGCCGACAACACATCGTGCAGCGACGAATCCGTGATGGCTTCGATGACTTGTCCCAGCATGGCATACCGATTGGTGCCATACACATACTCCGTTCCGATCTGACCTTCGGCCGTGTGCGTGAGCAAGTGTCGAACGGTGACACTCTCAGGCAGTGCCAAGGCCTGCACATAGGATCGTGCCGGTGCATCGAGTATGAGTCGCCCTGATTCGACCATCTGCATCGCAACCACACCGGTGAGAGCTTTGGTGACCGATGCGATGCGCAGTGGCGTATCCAGGCTGAACGACGTGGTATCCGGCGGATGCGCTGTGCCGAAGCCACGGGCGTGCACCACCTGTCCGCGCTCCACGATGGCATAGGCCAATCCGGGAATGGCCAGCGCACCCTGCAGATCCTGCAGCTCCTGATCGAACGCGGCGACACTGGCCTGCCAGCCGCTCGCCGGACGGGATGAGTCGGTGCAATTCGCGAGAACAATGCAGGCGCAGACGGCTGACACCAGGGCGGCTGTCGATGGCACACCGTAGCGAAACGAAATTTTCATAGCGATTGGACATCGGAACGGCTCAAGCCGTTTGAACTCACCCACCCCGCAATGGTACCGCAGAGCTACCTGACCAACGAGGCATCACGCTCGCGGGAGACCCCAGGAAAGTGCAGTTTGTTGGCAGTGCCTTCAAATGCTGGCGTTCCTTCCGCCTCCAATCTACCGGCAATCCCTATGCGCCTCCCCGCCTTGACCGGCCGGGCATGCTCGGCACTCGCCGCGCTCGGCCTGTTTCCCACGGTGATCCTGTCACAGGCGCCGACCGTCGACGCGGCCCCGTTGCGTCCGGATCAGTACGAATCGGCGGTCTTGCTTGGGCGTGTGTGGGGCTTCGTGAAATACCATCATGCCCGATTCGTCGTTGCCGGGGCGAACGCCGACTCGGCGCTCATCGAGTCCTTCTCCCTCGTACTCGAGGCAAAAACTCCCACGGCTGCTCGGGATTCCATCGTCGCATGGCTCGACCGGATCGGCCCCCCACCACCATGCGCAGACCGGTGCGCTTCAGGCACGGGAGATGTCGCGCTGAGCGCCGATATCGCGTGGATCCGTGATACCGCGACCGTGGGTGCGCGTA contains these protein-coding regions:
- a CDS encoding DNA alkylation repair protein; amino-acid sequence: MNTEDILTTLAQLGKPQTAVIYRRHGSGERVFGVLTSEIAKLQKRIKRNHPLAMALWETGNAEARILALLVANPEQVTRSDADRWIQDGPVHFVGCYLSALLARSPIADETMRDWMLSSDERHGEMGYGILADRLKHDPDAISDAYAEQILTTIEERIHGSANWARYAMNNALISIGIYKPLLREQALAAAQRIGTVEIDHGETDCKTPSAASSIRKASTRKRCP
- a CDS encoding serine hydrolase domain-containing protein, translated to MKISFRYGVPSTAALVSAVCACIVLANCTDSSRPASGWQASVAAFDQELQDLQGALAIPGLAYAIVERGQVVHARGFGTAHPPDTTSFSLDTPLRIASVTKALTGVVAMQMVESGRLILDAPARSYVQALALPESVTVRHLLTHTAEGQIGTEYVYGTNRYAMLGQVIEAITDSSLHDVLSAHIVRPAGMHGHESPHLGAHAGLVSTTRDMGAFLATIDRGMLLSEKGLTQLATPSRSIHDTPLPVSLGWFAQTVQGERVMWSFGQDDPEHSGALLVRLPDRQLSVFIFANSNVLSDPFRLLMGDVTKSPFAMAFLRLFAFSAPGAPIVRPARNHVALAAALDSMETAHRYRFRDELIGWAMMDLWTEQVPGAEAKLMLVRSRYPHAVDPVMHFASAMLSDTAQRDLGIRDGAQLLIQHPLNRWMLLSQGELLQSRGRMSEAKAHFERILALPNQHPDFLSRLFKAWSWMALAQMSAPTDTEAARRYLGEILGSAVTGETRAGAQRMLDSLTHAGTPSRLHGARH